The Desulfovibrio sp. genome window below encodes:
- a CDS encoding 4Fe-4S binding protein: protein MKGLRYIEGVATLSLDQEACTGCGVCREVCPHGVFGHGTGKASIEDLDACMECGACALNCREKAISVSQGVGCARAIIHGWISGGPPTCDCGGDGGSTCC from the coding sequence ATGAAGGGACTGCGATACATTGAGGGAGTGGCAACCCTTAGCTTGGATCAGGAAGCCTGCACGGGCTGCGGCGTCTGCCGCGAGGTTTGTCCCCATGGGGTGTTCGGGCACGGGACAGGCAAAGCCAGCATAGAGGATTTGGACGCCTGCATGGAATGCGGAGCCTGCGCCCTCAACTGCCGCGAGAAAGCGATATCCGTGAGCCAGGGGGTAGGATGCGCCAGGGCCATCATCCATGGTTGGATTTCCGGAGGACCTCCCACGTGTGATTGCGGGGGAGACGGCGGTTCCACCTGCTGTTGA
- a CDS encoding flavin reductase family protein, whose protein sequence is MKVSLGSKTLASPTPAWVVCAYDKAGKANGATIAWGGICCSKPVSMTISLRAATYTHGCISDTKAYTICIPRQDHAAVTDYFGIASGRDTDKFAATGMTAVKSDLVNAPYIKEFPLIIECAVSHVTEIGLHTQFIGEVKDVKADPDILDPDGKIDLVKLGTVIFAPGSRQYYGLGPLLGAGFSIGNAYMK, encoded by the coding sequence ATGAAAGTATCGCTCGGATCGAAAACTTTGGCCTCGCCCACGCCCGCCTGGGTGGTGTGCGCCTACGACAAAGCCGGAAAAGCCAACGGTGCCACCATCGCCTGGGGGGGCATCTGTTGTTCGAAACCAGTCAGCATGACCATCTCTCTTCGGGCCGCCACCTACACCCACGGGTGTATTTCGGACACAAAGGCATACACCATCTGCATCCCTCGCCAGGACCATGCGGCCGTGACCGACTACTTCGGCATCGCCTCTGGCCGGGACACGGACAAGTTCGCCGCCACGGGCATGACCGCGGTCAAGAGCGACTTGGTCAACGCCCCGTACATCAAGGAATTCCCGCTGATCATCGAGTGCGCCGTTTCACACGTTACAGAGATCGGCTTGCACACGCAGTTCATCGGGGAAGTAAAGGACGTAAAGGCCGACCCGGACATTCTGGATCCGGACGGCAAGATTGACTTGGTAAAGCTCGGGACCGTTATATTCGCGCCAGGCTCGCGCCAGTACTACGGGCTTGGCCCTCTCCTGGGTGCCGGATTCTCCATCGGGAATGCGTACATGAAGTAG
- a CDS encoding molybdopterin-dependent oxidoreductase has protein sequence MSKKEIFSVCGMCTVRCPIMVDVEDGEIRFIQGNPHSPLKGALCARGAAGPALEADAERPQYPMIRQGARGEGKWARVSWDEALDYVAAKLKELMDRHGPRTVLLSDRGGPFVDLHQGFMRALGSPNYCNHDVACARNVQHGCRSVTGRPRTEFVYDYSNAKHIVLQTRNIFEAINVAEVNSVLDGIGKGCELTCIDIRATVTASKADNFFMIRPGTDYAFNLAVIHELLHKGLYDKAYAEMWIKDLDRLRTFVEPYSPEWAARECGVEAKAISTLAKDLSKAAPHVIWHPGWMASRYKDSFYVCRTAYIINALLGSIGAKGGLPIASTPKDVGKQGIKKLVDLFPKPEEKRADGVGWKLTAHDAGPGLVHKAFEAIDTGDPYEVKAYIAYRHDPLMAMPDPDAMRRVWDKLDLLVSVTFSWSDTAWYSDVILPLSPYLSRESIVAQKGGLKPQFFYRQRALQPRFETKADWEILCGLAERLGIEAFAFKSIEDIWAYQLEGTGYTIDDLAKKGFVGLASEPRYLPVEELKFATPSGKLEMVSEKWEKAGFESLAPYTSPDKPEGDKFRIAFGRVGVHTQGHTVNNPLLAEQFSENVLWLNAERAKALGIQDGDLVEISSNGYSGKLKAFVTEFIHPEAAFMVHGFGHDLPVETRAKGKGVADNRLMPGGLAVESAPGGGLAMQEFFVTVRKA, from the coding sequence ATGTCCAAGAAGGAAATCTTCAGCGTCTGCGGTATGTGCACCGTGCGATGCCCCATAATGGTGGACGTGGAGGACGGCGAGATCCGATTCATCCAGGGCAACCCCCACTCTCCCCTCAAGGGAGCCCTTTGCGCCCGTGGCGCGGCCGGCCCGGCCCTTGAGGCCGACGCCGAACGGCCCCAATACCCCATGATCCGCCAGGGGGCGCGCGGCGAAGGCAAATGGGCCAGGGTCAGCTGGGATGAGGCTCTGGATTACGTCGCCGCGAAACTAAAGGAGCTCATGGACCGCCACGGTCCGCGCACTGTGCTTCTTTCCGACCGGGGCGGCCCCTTCGTGGACCTGCACCAGGGATTCATGCGCGCTCTGGGCTCGCCAAACTACTGCAACCACGACGTGGCCTGCGCCAGGAACGTGCAGCACGGCTGCCGCTCCGTAACTGGCAGGCCGCGTACCGAATTCGTCTACGACTACTCCAACGCCAAGCACATCGTTCTCCAGACCCGCAACATCTTCGAGGCCATCAACGTGGCTGAGGTCAACTCCGTGCTCGACGGCATCGGCAAGGGCTGCGAGCTGACCTGCATCGACATCCGGGCCACGGTCACCGCCAGCAAGGCAGACAACTTCTTCATGATCCGTCCGGGAACGGACTACGCCTTCAATCTGGCCGTGATCCACGAGCTTTTGCACAAGGGCCTCTACGACAAGGCCTATGCCGAAATGTGGATCAAGGACCTGGACCGCCTGCGCACCTTCGTTGAGCCCTACTCTCCTGAGTGGGCGGCCCGCGAGTGCGGGGTGGAGGCCAAGGCCATCTCCACCCTGGCCAAGGACCTCTCCAAGGCGGCGCCCCACGTCATCTGGCATCCGGGCTGGATGGCCTCGCGCTACAAGGACTCCTTCTACGTCTGCCGCACGGCCTACATAATAAATGCCCTGCTGGGCTCCATCGGGGCCAAGGGCGGCCTGCCCATCGCCAGCACCCCAAAGGATGTGGGCAAGCAGGGGATCAAAAAGCTCGTGGACCTCTTCCCCAAGCCCGAGGAGAAGCGTGCCGACGGCGTAGGCTGGAAGCTCACCGCCCACGATGCCGGACCAGGCCTGGTGCACAAGGCCTTCGAGGCCATCGACACCGGCGACCCGTACGAGGTGAAGGCCTACATCGCCTACCGCCACGACCCGCTCATGGCCATGCCCGATCCGGACGCCATGCGCCGCGTGTGGGACAAGCTGGACCTTTTGGTGAGCGTGACCTTCTCCTGGTCGGACACCGCCTGGTATTCCGACGTGATCCTGCCGCTCTCGCCCTATCTTTCCCGCGAATCCATCGTGGCCCAGAAGGGTGGGCTCAAACCCCAGTTCTTCTACCGCCAACGCGCTTTGCAGCCACGCTTCGAGACCAAGGCGGACTGGGAGATCTTGTGCGGGCTGGCCGAGCGGCTAGGTATCGAGGCTTTTGCCTTCAAATCCATCGAGGACATCTGGGCGTATCAGCTCGAAGGCACGGGCTACACCATCGACGACCTGGCCAAGAAAGGCTTCGTTGGGCTTGCCAGCGAGCCGCGCTATTTGCCTGTGGAGGAGCTGAAATTCGCCACCCCTTCGGGCAAGCTCGAGATGGTGAGTGAAAAGTGGGAAAAGGCCGGGTTCGAATCCCTGGCCCCGTATACGTCTCCCGACAAGCCAGAGGGCGACAAGTTCCGCATCGCATTCGGCCGGGTGGGCGTCCACACCCAGGGACATACCGTCAACAACCCCCTGCTGGCCGAGCAGTTCAGCGAGAACGTCCTGTGGCTGAACGCCGAACGCGCCAAGGCTCTGGGTATCCAGGACGGCGATCTGGTGGAAATTTCCTCCAACGGCTATTCCGGCAAGCTCAAGGCCTTTGTCACCGAGTTCATCCACCCCGAGGCGGCCTTCATGGTGCACGGGTTCGGGCACGACCTTCCCGTGGAGACCCGGGCCAAGGGCAAGGGAGTTGCCGACAACCGGCTCATGCCCGGCGGCTTGGCCGTGGAATCAGCTCCTGGCGGAGGCCTGGCCATGCAGGAGTTTTTCGTCACCGTGCGTAAGGCATAA
- a CDS encoding CinA family protein: MGWDHIGEAVTELAKELTSRGWWLATAESCTGGLVASELTNVSGSSDWYVGGVVAYANRIKQEMLGVDEDVLAYHGAVSRESVLAMVQGAADRLKTECAIAISGVAGPTGGTPEKPVGTVWIGWSVSGTATAEHFLFTGDRLDIKRQSALAAIKGMTARLR; this comes from the coding sequence ATGGGATGGGACCACATCGGCGAAGCCGTGACGGAACTGGCCAAGGAGCTCACCTCGCGGGGCTGGTGGCTAGCCACGGCCGAATCCTGCACGGGCGGCCTGGTGGCCAGCGAGCTTACCAATGTGTCCGGCAGCTCAGACTGGTACGTTGGCGGAGTGGTGGCCTACGCCAACAGGATCAAGCAGGAGATGCTCGGCGTTGACGAAGATGTGCTGGCTTACCATGGTGCAGTAAGCCGCGAATCCGTCCTGGCCATGGTCCAGGGGGCGGCGGACAGGCTCAAAACCGAATGCGCCATTGCCATCTCCGGCGTGGCCGGGCCCACGGGCGGGACCCCGGAAAAACCGGTGGGCACGGTCTGGATCGGCTGGTCAGTGTCCGGGACAGCCACTGCCGAGCACTTCCTGTTCACAGGCGACCGGCTTGACATAAAACGCCAGAGCGCCCTGGCCGCGATAAAGGGCATGACTGCCCGACTTCGCTGA
- a CDS encoding nitroreductase family protein, with translation MNTLDCLFTRRSIRKYTADPVDPALIDTALQAAMAAPSAGNAQPWHFVLIDERGILDTIPQFHPYAAMTLQAQAGILVCAEPGLEKYPGYWVIDCSAAVENLLLALHAQGLGAVWVGVYPDQGRVESFRKLLHIPDSVIPHSFIPIGHPDQPSGRADRYKPERIHRNGWQTA, from the coding sequence GTGAACACACTCGACTGCTTGTTCACCCGCCGGTCCATACGCAAATACACCGCCGACCCCGTGGACCCAGCCCTTATCGACACGGCACTCCAGGCGGCCATGGCCGCTCCCAGCGCTGGCAATGCCCAGCCCTGGCATTTCGTCCTCATCGACGAACGCGGCATCCTGGATACAATCCCGCAATTCCACCCCTATGCGGCAATGACCCTCCAGGCCCAGGCCGGCATCCTGGTATGCGCCGAACCCGGCCTGGAAAAGTATCCCGGGTACTGGGTGATCGACTGCTCCGCGGCCGTGGAAAACCTGCTCCTGGCCCTGCACGCCCAGGGGCTTGGAGCGGTATGGGTGGGCGTGTACCCTGACCAGGGCCGGGTGGAGAGCTTCCGCAAGCTCCTTCACATCCCTGACTCGGTCATCCCGCACAGCTTCATACCCATCGGCCACCCGGACCAACCCTCCGGACGGGCCGACCGTTACAAACCCGAACGCATCCACCGCAACGGATGGCAAACCGCCTGA
- a CDS encoding transglycosylase SLT domain-containing protein gives MKRLLILAAALFLLANPVLAAESVQDLPMPRPLSQPIAGLAEKMKTLAAKPRTPENALALGIMQALSKQYAEAGQTLAPVKQSLPSMAGWAGLFLGYAKFRAGDYRGAFAEFDAIDPAEPAIGPEALLLSAYCLDGLGSPQALERYQRFLALGEHPIRPAALWRGAATAATAGDYTTAQSLLRELYLTGPWTASAEKAEPLARELFRAGRISYSLDSPDALRERIEVLLDKSQTAKAQALIDQYSRTPGADQARALYLKGKALYSKRDTQAAIQHFEDAARLSKEPVLTAWSIYHQARAYWRFSGPEDAARMEELLSESLRRAQTLPNGADLTEAARRLLLLTRIERGRFQDALPMATALASPGSVPTEAREQAAWLSGLLRFALSDFSGAEADLAAFLASFPNSDYAPGAHYWSARAKEAAGDPARAVAGLRTLLERWPNGYYGMLAANRLAAMKGTATAPAASAPVADAIQPGLDTNTPAIPLEAMPVSPKTANPCQAVNALSAPDEANPSLERAAMLQAGLLPELAERELAALNAKMPKDPAVAMRYARLATELGNHINAVRATSRAFWGCLARGSRQELQPLRDIVYPNRFQDLILRNLAGTSVDANIIRGLIRQESFFEPEAVSGAGAVGLMQVLPSTARTLAEKLGERGFKAESLKDPAVNVRYGVRYFLERYEEYGGNLALTLASYNAGRVKIGVWREFLGGLDQELFVEFIPYTETRDYVKRILGNQAMYALLY, from the coding sequence ATGAAACGTCTGCTCATCCTGGCTGCCGCCCTGTTCCTGCTGGCCAATCCGGTTCTTGCAGCCGAATCCGTCCAGGACCTGCCTATGCCCCGGCCTCTGTCCCAGCCTATTGCCGGGCTCGCGGAAAAGATGAAGACCCTTGCGGCCAAGCCTCGCACACCCGAGAACGCGCTGGCCCTGGGCATCATGCAGGCCCTTTCCAAGCAATATGCCGAAGCCGGCCAGACCTTGGCTCCGGTGAAACAATCCCTCCCCTCCATGGCCGGATGGGCGGGACTGTTCCTGGGCTATGCGAAGTTCCGGGCTGGAGATTACAGAGGGGCGTTCGCCGAGTTCGACGCCATTGATCCGGCTGAGCCGGCCATCGGGCCGGAAGCCCTTCTCCTCTCCGCCTACTGTCTCGACGGGCTCGGCTCCCCTCAGGCCCTGGAGCGCTACCAACGTTTCCTGGCCTTGGGCGAGCACCCCATAAGGCCAGCGGCCTTGTGGCGGGGAGCTGCCACGGCCGCAACGGCAGGAGACTACACCACGGCGCAAAGCCTGCTGCGGGAACTGTACCTTACCGGGCCTTGGACAGCTTCGGCCGAGAAGGCCGAGCCCCTGGCCCGGGAACTGTTCAGGGCCGGACGCATTTCCTATTCATTAGACTCCCCGGACGCCCTGCGCGAGCGCATCGAGGTTCTGCTGGACAAGTCCCAGACAGCCAAGGCCCAGGCGCTGATCGACCAGTACTCCAGAACTCCGGGAGCGGATCAGGCCCGCGCGCTGTACCTGAAGGGCAAGGCGCTCTACTCGAAGCGCGACACCCAGGCAGCCATCCAGCATTTCGAGGACGCCGCACGCCTCTCAAAGGAACCTGTCCTGACGGCCTGGTCCATCTACCACCAGGCCAGGGCCTACTGGCGCTTCTCCGGACCGGAAGACGCCGCGCGCATGGAGGAGCTTCTGTCAGAAAGCCTGCGCCGGGCCCAGACCCTGCCCAACGGCGCCGACCTGACAGAGGCAGCCCGCCGACTCCTGCTGCTTACCCGCATAGAACGTGGCAGGTTCCAGGACGCCCTGCCCATGGCCACAGCTCTGGCGTCTCCGGGTTCTGTTCCTACCGAAGCTCGGGAACAGGCCGCCTGGCTCTCTGGGCTTCTCCGCTTCGCATTGAGCGACTTCTCCGGAGCCGAAGCGGATTTAGCCGCATTCCTAGCGTCATTCCCCAATTCCGACTATGCCCCCGGTGCCCATTACTGGAGTGCAAGGGCCAAGGAGGCCGCCGGGGACCCGGCTCGAGCCGTGGCTGGGCTGCGTACCCTGCTCGAGCGCTGGCCAAACGGATACTACGGCATGCTGGCCGCCAACAGGCTGGCCGCCATGAAGGGGACAGCCACAGCACCAGCGGCTTCGGCACCCGTGGCCGACGCCATCCAGCCTGGTCTGGATACAAACACGCCAGCAATCCCGTTGGAGGCCATGCCGGTTTCGCCCAAAACAGCAAACCCTTGTCAGGCAGTGAACGCCCTGAGCGCTCCGGATGAGGCCAACCCCTCCCTGGAGCGTGCGGCCATGCTTCAGGCCGGGCTCTTGCCGGAACTGGCCGAACGCGAACTGGCCGCCCTGAACGCCAAAATGCCCAAGGACCCGGCCGTGGCCATGCGGTACGCTAGGTTGGCCACGGAGCTTGGCAATCACATAAATGCCGTGCGCGCTACGTCCCGAGCCTTCTGGGGCTGCCTGGCCAGAGGATCCCGCCAGGAGCTTCAGCCACTTCGCGACATCGTCTACCCCAATCGCTTCCAGGACCTCATCCTTCGCAACCTGGCTGGAACAAGCGTGGACGCGAACATCATCCGGGGGCTCATACGCCAGGAGAGCTTTTTCGAGCCGGAGGCAGTGTCCGGAGCCGGAGCCGTGGGGCTCATGCAGGTGCTGCCTTCCACAGCCAGAACACTGGCCGAAAAGCTGGGGGAGAGAGGATTCAAGGCTGAGAGCCTGAAGGACCCGGCCGTGAACGTCCGTTACGGGGTGCGGTATTTCCTGGAGCGCTACGAGGAGTATGGCGGGAACCTGGCCCTGACGTTGGCCAGCTACAATGCCGGGCGGGTGAAGATCGGAGTGTGGCGAGAATTTCTGGGCGGGCTTGATCAGGAGCTTTTCGTGGAGTTCATCCCCTATACGGAGACCAGGGACTACGTGAAGCGGATTCTGGGCAACCAGGCCATGTACGCCCTGCTGTACTGA
- the serS gene encoding serine--tRNA ligase encodes MLDVRFVRKNLDVVRQALANRQMNLDLDQFVRLDETRRTLLAEVEALKNERNASSGEVAKLKRSGQDASHLMERLSAVSERIKILDEGVRTADEQSEAFLYSIPNVPHSTTPVGKDEKDNPVIRTVGDIPSLGFTPKEHWEIGQNLGCLDFERAAKITGSRFSVLWGDLARLERALVSFMMDIQTREHGYTEVAPPYIVNSDSLRGTGQLPKFEEDLFKLGFKDYYLIPTAEVPLTNLHRDETLEEADLPKAYCAYTPCFRSEAGSYGKDTKGLIRQHQFDKVELVRFCRPEESYEQLELLTTHAEEVLKRLNLPYRVIALCTGDLGFSSAKTYDIEVWLPGQNAYREISSCSNFEDFQARRAGIRFKPKGGKSQLAHTLNGSGMAVGRTMVALLENCQQADGSVVLPEALVPYMNGQSVLKS; translated from the coding sequence ATGCTCGATGTGCGCTTCGTGCGCAAGAACCTGGACGTCGTCCGCCAGGCCTTGGCCAACCGCCAGATGAATTTGGACCTGGACCAGTTTGTCCGCCTGGATGAAACCCGCCGCACCTTGCTTGCGGAGGTGGAAGCCTTAAAGAACGAGCGCAACGCCTCGTCCGGCGAGGTCGCCAAGTTGAAGCGCTCCGGGCAGGACGCCTCCCACCTCATGGAGCGGCTCTCGGCCGTGTCCGAGCGCATCAAGATCCTGGACGAAGGCGTGCGCACTGCGGACGAGCAGTCCGAGGCCTTTCTCTATTCCATCCCCAATGTCCCGCATTCCACCACGCCGGTGGGCAAGGATGAAAAGGACAATCCGGTCATCCGTACGGTGGGCGACATCCCTTCGCTTGGCTTCACACCCAAGGAACACTGGGAAATAGGGCAGAACCTGGGGTGCCTGGACTTCGAGCGGGCGGCCAAGATCACCGGATCGCGCTTTTCCGTGCTCTGGGGCGATCTGGCCAGACTTGAGCGGGCTTTGGTCAGCTTCATGATGGACATCCAGACCAGGGAGCACGGCTACACCGAGGTGGCTCCCCCCTACATTGTCAATTCCGACAGCTTGCGCGGCACCGGCCAGCTGCCCAAATTCGAGGAAGACCTCTTCAAGCTGGGTTTCAAGGATTACTACCTCATTCCCACGGCCGAGGTGCCCCTGACCAACCTGCACCGCGACGAGACCCTGGAAGAGGCCGACCTGCCCAAGGCCTACTGCGCCTACACCCCCTGCTTTCGTTCCGAGGCAGGGTCCTACGGCAAGGACACCAAGGGGCTCATACGCCAGCACCAGTTCGACAAGGTGGAACTGGTCCGCTTCTGCCGCCCCGAAGAGTCCTACGAGCAGTTGGAGCTTTTGACCACCCATGCCGAAGAGGTGCTCAAACGGCTGAACCTGCCCTACCGGGTGATCGCCCTGTGCACCGGGGACCTGGGATTCTCCTCGGCCAAGACCTACGACATCGAGGTCTGGCTGCCCGGCCAGAACGCATACCGGGAAATCTCGTCGTGTTCCAATTTCGAGGATTTCCAGGCGCGCCGGGCTGGCATCCGCTTCAAGCCCAAGGGCGGCAAATCCCAGCTCGCGCACACCTTGAACGGTTCAGGCATGGCTGTGGGACGAACCATGGTGGCCCTTCTGGAGAACTGCCAGCAGGCCGACGGCTCGGTGGTCCTGCCCGAGGCGCTGGTGCCCTACATGAACGGCCAGAGCGTGCTCAAATCGTGA
- a CDS encoding DNA polymerase IV, which produces MVVGTRILHLDMDAFFASVEQLDDPSLRGKPVIVGKGDRGVVSAASYEARKFGVRSAMPVVQARKLCPQGIFVGGRMRRYAEVSRQVMAVLGEFSPLVEQASVDEAYMDVTGTDKLFGPPEELARRIQARVLEATGLSCSVGIAPVKFLAKIASDFRKPGGVTIIEPQDVAAFLQGLPVGKIPGVGGKTLPRLASFGVKTCGDVLRYSQEFWENHLGEWGRVLHQRAQGIGSTTVVTHSEAKSSSAENTFEKDTSDVEELKRWMFRQSERVGRDLRKHGLLGKTVTLKVKYEDFNQITRSHTLGEPTDLDEVIFEAACALLSQVSLTRKVRLIGVGVSNFSKGPDQLSLLPDKGKERLGKLDRAVDAIRDKHGKAAVKRGRLFEGE; this is translated from the coding sequence ATGGTCGTAGGAACGCGCATCCTGCATCTGGACATGGACGCCTTTTTCGCCTCGGTGGAGCAGCTGGACGACCCGTCTCTGCGCGGCAAGCCTGTGATCGTGGGCAAAGGCGACAGGGGGGTGGTGTCCGCCGCATCCTACGAGGCCAGGAAATTCGGGGTGCGTTCGGCCATGCCTGTGGTGCAGGCCAGAAAACTCTGTCCCCAGGGCATTTTCGTTGGCGGTCGCATGCGCCGTTACGCCGAGGTTTCACGCCAGGTTATGGCCGTTCTGGGCGAGTTTTCCCCTCTGGTGGAGCAGGCATCCGTGGACGAAGCCTATATGGACGTTACCGGCACGGATAAGCTTTTCGGCCCTCCAGAAGAACTGGCCCGGCGCATACAGGCCAGGGTGTTGGAAGCCACTGGCCTCTCCTGCTCCGTTGGTATCGCCCCTGTGAAGTTTCTAGCCAAGATCGCCTCAGACTTTCGCAAGCCAGGCGGCGTGACCATCATCGAACCTCAAGACGTGGCAGCGTTTCTTCAAGGCCTCCCCGTGGGCAAGATTCCCGGAGTGGGTGGGAAAACCCTTCCCCGGCTGGCATCTTTCGGGGTGAAGACCTGCGGGGATGTGCTGCGCTATTCCCAGGAGTTCTGGGAGAACCACCTTGGCGAGTGGGGCAGGGTGCTGCACCAGAGGGCGCAAGGGATCGGGTCCACGACCGTGGTGACCCACTCTGAGGCCAAGTCCTCCAGCGCGGAGAACACCTTCGAGAAGGATACTTCGGACGTGGAGGAACTCAAGCGCTGGATGTTCAGGCAGTCCGAGCGGGTGGGGCGGGATTTGCGCAAGCACGGCTTGCTGGGCAAAACGGTGACTCTCAAGGTGAAGTATGAGGATTTCAATCAGATAACCAGAAGCCATACCCTGGGAGAACCGACGGACTTGGACGAGGTGATCTTCGAGGCCGCGTGCGCGCTGCTTTCTCAGGTATCGCTCACAAGGAAGGTTCGGCTTATCGGGGTGGGAGTGTCCAATTTTTCCAAGGGGCCGGACCAGTTGAGCCTCTTGCCGGACAAGGGCAAGGAGAGACTCGGCAAGCTGGACCGGGCCGTGGACGCCATCCGGGACAAGCACGGCAAGGCGGCAGTGAAACGGGGGCGGCTTTTTGAGGGCGAATAA
- a CDS encoding carbon monoxide dehydrogenase, with protein MGPVPRVITRLERPDRIGAILVRLGIGRGRYRVAPGLYAVGTPGPESPVLVTANYKLSFDSLRKELSGLDAWILVLDTKGVNVWCAAGKTTFGTAELVSRIRAVGLEKLVNHRKVVVPQLGAPGVAGHDVKASTGFRVVFGPVRASDVRAFLAAGMKATPHMRRVHFPALERVVVGLVEFANERKTMAQLACALFVLAGIGVDVFSFSRAWLGLWSGFAAYSLGFVAGNVLTPLTLPWLPGRSFSFKGAVAGAMAGLGVLALGVPGLTSAGLWLGSVVAGSWYGMNFTGSSTFTSPSGVEKEMRRALPFQAGGLILAVILWRFGLAGL; from the coding sequence ATCGGACCAGTCCCCAGAGTAATAACACGTCTCGAACGGCCAGACCGAATCGGCGCTATTTTAGTACGCCTGGGCATCGGCCGGGGGCGCTACCGGGTTGCTCCCGGCCTCTACGCAGTGGGAACCCCGGGACCTGAAAGCCCTGTGCTGGTAACGGCCAACTACAAGCTCAGTTTCGACTCCCTGCGCAAAGAGCTGTCAGGTTTGGACGCCTGGATACTGGTGCTGGACACCAAGGGTGTGAACGTGTGGTGCGCGGCAGGTAAGACAACCTTTGGCACAGCGGAGCTCGTCTCGCGGATTCGTGCCGTGGGCCTTGAGAAGCTGGTGAACCATCGCAAGGTGGTGGTGCCCCAGCTTGGCGCGCCTGGCGTTGCCGGACACGATGTCAAGGCCTCCACGGGATTCCGGGTCGTGTTTGGTCCGGTGCGCGCCTCGGATGTCCGGGCCTTTCTCGCAGCCGGCATGAAGGCCACCCCGCACATGCGCCGGGTGCATTTCCCGGCCTTGGAGCGTGTGGTGGTCGGTCTGGTGGAATTCGCCAACGAGCGAAAGACCATGGCGCAATTGGCCTGTGCGTTGTTCGTTCTGGCCGGGATAGGAGTGGATGTTTTTTCCTTCTCCCGGGCTTGGCTCGGGTTGTGGAGCGGCTTTGCCGCCTACTCACTTGGGTTCGTGGCTGGGAATGTGCTCACCCCATTGACCCTTCCCTGGCTGCCCGGGCGCTCTTTCAGCTTCAAGGGTGCAGTGGCCGGCGCCATGGCCGGACTTGGTGTGCTCGCACTGGGAGTGCCTGGCCTCACCAGTGCCGGCCTGTGGCTTGGCAGCGTGGTGGCGGGTTCCTGGTACGGGATGAACTTCACCGGCTCTTCCACGTTCACTTCCCCCTCCGGCGTTGAGAAAGAGATGCGCCGGGCGCTTCCTTTCCAGGCTGGCGGGCTTATACTTGCCGTGATTCTTTGGCGCTTTGGACTCGCGGGCTTGTGA
- a CDS encoding NAD(P)-dependent oxidoreductase, whose protein sequence is MKVGFAGMGIMGKPMALNIAKAGHDVAVYNRTRPLPDSIPGLAYHDTPLALAKERDILVVMVTGPQAIDAIIWGEDGMASALGQGKTVINMSTVSPEYTADLAAKVADTGATFIDAPVSGSKIPAQQGTLVILAGGPKNAVDAMEPLLLSMGKKVVYCGEAPMGTMMKMAVNLLLANMMCGLSEMLTFGKAGGLSLETMLQVVLGGPMACDLFKIKEPLLTQRHYLAQFPLKHMAKDLKFVTDTACSLRCPAPSAFQNLQLFNQGMSKGLGELDFAAVIQVLEAMI, encoded by the coding sequence CTGAAGGTGGGATTCGCCGGAATGGGCATCATGGGCAAGCCCATGGCCTTAAATATCGCCAAGGCCGGCCACGACGTGGCCGTTTACAACCGCACAAGACCCCTGCCCGACTCCATACCCGGGTTGGCCTATCACGACACTCCCCTGGCCCTGGCCAAGGAACGCGACATCCTGGTGGTCATGGTTACCGGGCCACAAGCCATCGACGCCATCATCTGGGGAGAGGACGGCATGGCCTCCGCCCTGGGGCAAGGCAAGACCGTGATCAACATGAGCACCGTCTCTCCCGAGTACACCGCGGACCTGGCGGCCAAAGTGGCGGACACAGGAGCCACGTTCATCGACGCCCCGGTCTCCGGTTCCAAAATTCCCGCCCAGCAAGGCACCCTGGTCATCCTGGCCGGTGGCCCAAAGAACGCGGTGGATGCCATGGAGCCGCTGCTGCTCAGCATGGGCAAAAAGGTGGTGTACTGCGGCGAAGCTCCCATGGGCACCATGATGAAGATGGCTGTGAACCTGCTCTTGGCCAACATGATGTGCGGCCTCTCGGAGATGCTCACCTTCGGCAAGGCCGGAGGCCTCTCCCTGGAGACCATGCTCCAGGTGGTGCTTGGCGGCCCCATGGCCTGCGACCTATTCAAAATCAAGGAACCATTGCTTACCCAGCGGCATTACCTGGCCCAGTTCCCTCTCAAGCACATGGCCAAGGACTTGAAGTTCGTTACCGATACGGCCTGCTCGCTTCGCTGCCCTGCCCCGAGCGCTTTCCAGAACCTGCAGCTCTTCAACCAGGGGATGTCCAAGGGATTGGGCGAGCTGGATTTCGCCGCAGTGATCCAGGTGCTCGAGGCCATGATTTGA